Proteins co-encoded in one Ziziphus jujuba cultivar Dongzao chromosome 9, ASM3175591v1 genomic window:
- the LOC107426033 gene encoding protein SLOW WALKER 1 — translation MAEPQPSKTFPVKPKLKPKPRTPKQTPESKYWSSFKSQQIPNLISSITSLTYSPSSSHPFAATHSASLTLFSSQTFSPTATISSFSDVVSSASFRCDGLLIAASDLSGLVQVFDVKSRNPLRKLRSHTRPVRFVKYPVADKLHLISGGDDALVKYWDVAGETPISQLQGHKDYVRCGDCSPVSLEMFVTGSYDHTVKLWDVRVTDSRSVMEVNHGSPVEDVIFLPSGGLIATAGGNSVKIWDVIGGGKMVYTMESHNKTVTSLCVGKIGKDSGEESQQYRIMSVALDGYMKVFDYAKMKITHSMRFPAPLMSVAFSPDCRTRVIGTSNGIIYGGKRKTKEEAVESNLGDLMGLGSVEEPQRRVLRPSYFRYFHRGQGEKPTEGDYLVMKPKKVKLAEHDKLLKKFMHKEALVSVLGSKNPEKVVAVMEELVARRKLLKCVSNLDIEELGLLLVFLHKHSTIPRYSAMLMGLTKKVLEIRDEDIRGSDALKFHIRNLKRSVDEEVKIQQSLLEIQGIISPLLRVAGRR, via the coding sequence ATGGCGGAACCTCAACCATCCAAGACGTTCCCTGTGAAACCCAAGCTCAAACCTAAGCCTAGAACACCGAAACAAACCCCGGAATCCAAATACTGGTCCTCCTTCAAGTCCCAACAAATCCCAAACCTCATCTCATCGATAACCTCTCTCACCTACTCCCCTTCTTCCTCTCATCCCTTCGCTGCTACCCACTCGGCGTCTCTCACCCTCTTCAGCTCCCAAACCTTCTCTCCCACCGCCACAATCTCCTCCTTCTCCGACGTCGTTTCCTCCGCCTCGTTTCGCTGCGATGGCCTTCTCATCGCCGCGTCTGACCTCTCGGGTCTGGTCCAAGTCTTCGATGTCAAAAGCCGAAACCCACTGCGAAAACTGCGCTCCCACACACGCCCAGTTCGATTTGTTAAATACCCAGTTGCCGATAAGCTCCATTTGATATCCGGTGGCGACGATGCGCTTGTTAAGTACTGGGATGTAGCGGGTGAGACCCCGATTTCGCAATTGCAGGGCCATAAGGACTACGTGAGGTGCGGTGATTGCTCACCGGTGAGTTTGGAGATGTTTGTCACTGGGTCCTATGATCATACTGTGAAGCTTTGGGATGTGAGAGTAACTGATTCGAGGTCAGTGATGGAAGTCAATCATGGAAGTCCGGTAGAAGATGTAATTTTCTTGCCCTCCGGAGGTCTAATTGCGACAGCCGGTGGCAATTCCGTCAAGATTTGGGACGTGATTGGTGGTGGGAAGATGGTGTATACCATGGAAAGCCATAACAAGACTGTGACTTCGCTTTGTGTTGGAAAAATTGGAAAAGACAGTGGGGAGGAATCACAGCAATATAGAATTATGAGTGTGGCATTGGACGGGTACATGAAGGTTTTCGATTATGCGAAGATGAAGATTACTCATTCAATGAGATTCCCGGCACCCTTAATGTCGGTGGCGTTTTCGCCGGATTGTAGGACCAGAGTTATTGGAACATCAAATGGAATCATATATGGAGGAAAGAGGAAGACAAAGGAGGAAGCTGTGGAGAGTAACTTGGGGGATTTGATGGGTTTAGGATCGGTAGAGGAACCGCAGAGGCGGGTTTTAAGACCTTCTTACTTCAGGTATTTTCATAGAGGGCAAGGAGAGAAACCAACTGAGGGAGATTACTTGGTTATGAAACCAAAGAAAGTGAAATTGGCTGAGCATGATAAGCTGTTGAAGAAGTTCATGCATAAGGAAGCTTTGGTTTCGGTGTTGGGTAGTAAGAATCCAGAGAAAGTGGTTGCTGTAATGGAGGAATTGGTGGCCAGAAGGAAATTGTTGAAATGTGTTTCAAATTTGGATATAGAGGAACTTGGATTGCTGCTGGTGTTTTTGCATAAGCACTCAACCATACCAAGATACTCGGCCATGTTGATGGGTTTGACAAAAAAGGTTCTTGAAATTCGAGATGAAGATATTAGAGGTTCTGATGCCTTGAAGTTTCATATTAGAAACCTTAAACGTTCTGTTGACGAGGAGGTGAAAATCCAACAATCTTTGCTGGAGATACAGGGTATAATCTCTCCTTTATTGAGGGTTGCTGGAAGAAGATGA
- the LOC107426051 gene encoding pentatricopeptide repeat-containing protein At2g22410, mitochondrial-like, giving the protein MKHLISHSLHSTPLALQSLRWFSSNKLQFQWKSKTNVIITNPVLLVMESCTTMLQLKQIQAHMTRTGLITHTFPASRVLAFCALAGAGDIQYAHTFFTQIEKPNTYIWNTMIRGYSIAQIPSMAVSFFRQMIRERVEMDSLSFVFALKACDQFPGILEGNSVHCVIWKSGFYPDLLVRNGLIRYFAERGCLLFARKKFDESSIRDVVTWTTMIDGYAMHNCSEEAVNLFELMLLSNVAPNEVTMITVLSACSRKGDIGMAQRIHDYIKKKNADCSLNLLNAMLNTYVKCGCLIMAKEIFDNMKTRDVFSWTSIVNGYAKSGDLDSARKFFDAMPEKNLISWNAMIAGHSQNNQPKEALKLFHEMVEAGLVPIENTLVCVLSACGQLGCLDLGQWVHQYYINTKGIQLSVILSNAFIDMYAKCGNIDAAANFFNEMSERNLVSWNIMIAGYAAHGHAKQALTLFEQMKNMRLKPDHITFLAVLSACSHGGFVSEGREYFKSMVRDFGLEPKVEHYACMIDLLGRFGMLEEAYELVTIMPMEPSESAWGALLNACTKHKNVELAKLSAQKLLDLDPQDSGIYVLLANVCANSKRWGDVRRVRSLMRERRVKKIPGHSSIELDGKFHDFLVADESHPQAEEIYRVLKEILLVSNLEDYIPNISQTFLT; this is encoded by the coding sequence ATGAAACATCTGATCAGTCATTCTCTACACTCAACTCCATTAGCTCTGCAATCGCTGAGGTGGTTCTCATCAAACAAACTCCAATTCCAATGGAAATCAAAAACCAACGTAATAATCACAAACCCAGTTTTGCTAGTCATGGAGTCTTGCACGACAATGCTCCAGCTGAAGCAAATCCAAGCGCACATGACTCGCACTGGCCTCATTACGCACACTTTCCCGGCAAGTCGGGTCTTGGCCTTCTGTGCTCTTGCCGGTGCCGGTGACATTCAGTATGCGCATACCTTTTTTACCCAGATTGAAAAACCCAATACTTATATCTGGAACACAATGATAAGAGGCTACTCTATAGCTCAGATTCCTTCAATGGCTGTTTCATTTTTCCGCCAAATGATCCGGGAACGCGTCGAAATGGACAGCCTTAGTTTTGTTTTTGCCCTCAAGGCGTGTGACCAGTTTCCGGGAATTTTAGAGGGTAATTCGGTCCATTGCGTGATTTGGAAATCGGGTTTTTATCCTGATTTGTTGGTACGGAATGGGCTAATACGTTATTTTGCTGAACGCGGCTGCTTATTGTTTGCACGCAAGAAATTTGATGAAAGTTCTATAAGGGATGTGGTTACATGGACGACAATGATTGATGGGTATGCAATGCATAATTGCTCAGAGGAGGCTGTGaatttatttgagttgatgCTGTTGAGTAACGTTGCGCCAAATGAAGTTACCATGATCACCGTGCTTTCGGCCTGTTCTCGGAAAGGAGATATTGGTATGGCACAGAGAATTCACGATTACATAAAAAAGAAGAATGCAGATTGCAGCCTGAATTTGCTTAATGCTATGTTGAATACGTATGTAAAATGTGGTTGCTTGATCATGGCAAAAGAGATTTTTGACAACATGAAAACCAGAGATGTGTTTTCCTGGACTAGCATTGTTAATGGCTACGCTAAAAGTGGTGACTTAGATTCAGCAAGGAAGTTTTTTGATGCTATGCCTGAAAAGAACCTGATATCTTGGAATGCAATGATAGCAGGTCACTCTCAGAATAATCAACCAAAGGAAGCATTGAAGTTGTTTCATGAAATGGTGGAAGCAGGTTTGGTTCCAATTGAGAATACTTTGGTGTGTGTACTCTCTGCTTGTGGTCAATTAGGCTGCCTGGATTTGGGTCAATGGGTTCACCAATACTACATCAATACAAAAGGGATTCAACTTAGTGTGATTTTATCGAATGCATTCATAGACATGTATGCTAAATGTGGAAATATTGATGCTGCCGCTAATTTCTTTAATGAAATGTCAGAAAGGAATTTGGTTTCTTGGAATATCATGATTGCTGGATATGCTGCTCATGGTCATGCAAAGCAAGctcttaccctttttgagcaaatgaaaaatatgaGATTAAAGCCTGACCATATCACATTTCTTGCAGTCTTATCGGCTTGCAGCCATGGTGGGTTCGTTTCTGAAGGCAGAGAATACTTCAAAAGCATGGTTAGGGATTTTGGACTCGAGCCTAAAGTGGAACATTATGCATGCATGATAGATTTGCTCGGCCGATTCGGAATGCTTGAAGAAGCTTATGAATTGGTAACAATTATGCCAATGGAACCAAGTGAATCTGCTTGGGGTGCGCTTCTAAATGCATGTACGAAGCATAAGAATGTTGAACTGGCTAAGCTTTCTGCTCAGAAACTCTTAGACTTGGATCCTCAAGACAGTGGAATTTATGTGCTGCTGGCAAATGTGTGTGCAAATAGTAAAAGATGGGGTGATGTAAGAAGGGTTAGGAGCTTGATGAGAGAGAGAAGAGTCAAGAAGATTCCTGGACATAGCTCTATAGAGTTGGACGGTAAGTTTCATGACTTTTTGGTCGCTGATGAATCACACCCTCAGGCTGAAGAGATTTATAGAGTATTAAAGGAAATTCTTTTGGTCTCTAATTTGGAGGACTATATACCAAACATATCTCAAACTTTTTTAACATAA